One stretch of Legionella birminghamensis DNA includes these proteins:
- a CDS encoding organic hydroperoxide resistance protein gives MDKIQALFTITATSMGGRNGHSKTSDGMVSVDLSVPKDLGGPGKPNTVTPEHLFAAGYAACFGGALDFIAKMHKKDASKAKVDCSVSIGKRDPSGFALAVQIQVEDKTLPQQELEALVKEAHEKICPYSHATRGNIEVDFKVIGG, from the coding sequence GTGGACAAAATTCAAGCATTATTTACCATAACTGCCACATCAATGGGCGGACGGAATGGACACAGTAAAACCAGTGACGGCATGGTATCGGTTGACCTGTCAGTTCCCAAGGATTTAGGCGGTCCTGGAAAGCCCAATACGGTAACGCCTGAACATTTATTTGCAGCAGGTTACGCAGCCTGTTTTGGTGGTGCACTGGACTTTATTGCCAAAATGCATAAAAAAGATGCTTCCAAGGCAAAGGTAGATTGCAGTGTATCCATCGGTAAGCGGGATCCCAGCGGGTTTGCCTTGGCAGTTCAAATACAGGTAGAAGATAAAACCCTGCCTCAACAAGAGCTGGAAGCTTTAGTGAAAGAAGCCCATGAAAAAATTTGCCCTTATTCCCATGCCACAAGAGGCAATATCGAAGTGGATTTTAAAG
- the rpsR gene encoding 30S ribosomal protein S18: MSTTSYFRRKKMCRFSSEGSNEIDYKDIALLKNYITETGKIVPSRITGTQTRFQRQLAQAIKRARFLGLLPYCDSHK, encoded by the coding sequence ATGTCAACTACATCCTATTTTCGCAGAAAAAAAATGTGCCGTTTTAGCTCTGAAGGCTCAAACGAAATCGATTACAAAGATATTGCCCTGTTAAAAAATTACATCACTGAGACTGGAAAAATTGTACCAAGCCGTATTACAGGTACTCAAACCAGATTTCAACGACAATTGGCGCAGGCAATTAAACGAGCACGATTTTTGGGCTTGTTACCTTATTGCGATAGCCATAAATAA
- the rpsF gene encoding 30S ribosomal protein S6, producing MRHYEIVFLVHPDQSEQVPAMVERYEGIVTNNEGIIHRKEDWGRRQLAYPIAEVHKAHYILMNIECNQTVINELTNAFKFNDAIIRYMIIKRDEAITTESVQMKKEKDTRAA from the coding sequence ATGCGACATTATGAAATCGTATTCCTTGTTCATCCCGATCAGAGTGAACAAGTTCCTGCCATGGTCGAGCGTTATGAAGGTATTGTCACTAACAATGAAGGTATCATTCATCGCAAAGAAGACTGGGGACGCAGACAGTTGGCTTATCCAATTGCCGAAGTGCACAAAGCGCATTATATTTTAATGAACATTGAATGTAATCAAACAGTAATCAATGAACTGACGAATGCTTTCAAATTTAATGATGCAATCATTCGTTACATGATCATCAAACGTGATGAAGCGATTACTACTGAATCTGTTCAAATGAAAAAAGAAAAAGACACTCGTGCAGCTTAA
- the rplI gene encoding 50S ribosomal protein L9, which translates to MEVILLEKVRNLGNLGDKVKVKPGYGRNFLIPQSKAVFATAKNVELFEQKRAELEKKAQQSLSNAEQRAAKLNDITVVINAMASDEGKLYGSVSANEIKDALNAQSVEVSKREIVMPEGPIHSIGDYIVEIHVHSDVIAKLQVQVLPSK; encoded by the coding sequence ATGGAAGTTATTTTATTAGAAAAAGTTAGAAACCTGGGTAACCTTGGCGACAAAGTAAAGGTCAAGCCAGGTTATGGAAGAAATTTTTTGATTCCACAAAGCAAAGCAGTTTTTGCTACTGCAAAGAATGTTGAGCTTTTCGAACAAAAAAGAGCAGAGCTTGAGAAAAAGGCACAGCAGTCACTGAGCAACGCAGAACAACGCGCTGCCAAACTGAATGATATCACTGTAGTAATTAATGCTATGGCAAGCGATGAAGGCAAGCTTTACGGCTCAGTCAGTGCTAATGAAATCAAAGATGCATTAAACGCTCAGTCAGTTGAAGTTAGCAAGCGTGAAATCGTAATGCCTGAAGGACCAATTCATTCAATTGGTGATTATATCGTTGAGATTCATGTCCATAGTGATGTGATTGCCAAGTTGCAAGTTCAGGTTCTTCCTTCCAAGTAA
- a CDS encoding carbon storage regulator produces the protein MEIITVSFEEPLAVCINGEVVQVIAFKTPEHGNIKFGVDAPRSIKVHREEIHQAIKQKEKEAELLAE, from the coding sequence ATGGAAATCATCACTGTTTCATTCGAAGAGCCACTGGCTGTATGCATTAATGGCGAAGTTGTTCAAGTCATTGCATTTAAAACACCGGAGCATGGCAACATTAAATTTGGAGTGGATGCGCCCCGCAGCATCAAAGTACACCGCGAAGAAATTCACCAGGCCATTAAACAAAAAGAGAAAGAAGCTGAACTTTTAGCTGAATAA